AGCCGGTCGTCTGAGCCGCCGGAGGCGCTCAGAGCGCCCCCCAGCCGCCTTCCGGGCGGCTTGGCGGCCCCTTCCGGGCGGCTCGACCGGCCGGGCTCGACCGGCCGCCCTCCCGGGCCCCGGCGCCACGGGGGCCGACGGTACGCGTACGCCTGCGCCTGCGGCGGGCTGCTTCCCCTCCCCGCCCCTTCCCGATACCAGGGGCTCCGCCCCTGGACCCCGGGGGCCGGGGGCCGGGGGCGAAGCCCCGCCTCCCAGCCCCTCCGGCGCCTGAGGAACGGAACCTGGAACGGAACCCCACCTCCCAGCCCCTCCGGCGCTCGAGGAACGGAGCCTGGGACGGAACCCCACCCCCCAGCCCCTCCGGCACTTGAGGAACGGAACCTGGGACGAAGCCCCGCCTCCCAGCCCCTCCGGCGCTCGAGGAACGGAACCTGAGGCAGAGCCCCGCCCTCCAGCCCCTCCGGCGCTCGAGGAACGGAACCTGGAACGGAACCCCACCTCCCAGCCCCTCCGGCGCTTGAGGAGCGGGGTCTGGGGCGGAGCCCCAGTTTCGGGAAGGGGCGGGGAGGGGCGCAGCCCGCCGCAGGCGTCAGGATCCGCCGGACCCCCTACGAGGCCGGGGCCGGTGGTCTGAGGAGGGCGGCCATGGGATGCCAGAGCTCCCCTCCGCGATCCGGCGCGGTGCGCCAGACCACCCCGTCGGGATGGTGGAGCACCGCCGTCACCTCGTCGGGCGTCGGCGGCGCGGTATTGCCGCGCAGATAGACAGCGCGAAGCCCGAGATTGCGGAGCCTGGTCAGGGCTCGCTGACGGTTCGCGGCGTGTACCAGTACGCGGACGCCACCCTCGCCCAGCGGGCGCGGCAGCGTCAGTGCGACCACCACACTGCCGCCCGGCAGCTTGGTAAATCCTCCGTCGGCCATTGCGGGTCATGTCCCCCGTGAGACGTCGTGTCAACAAGCAGGTCTAAGGGGCATCTAAACGCTAACGGCCGCCGCCCGCTAGGGGGCGACGGCCGCTACCGCTCTGACCTGCGAAAACGCAGACTGGTGTGGACCTAGGAGGCGGACGGTCCGACCTGGACGGTCATCGTCGAGCCGCCCGGGAGCTCCTTGAGGATCTTGATCCGGGTGTTGGTGTCAGCAATCTTGACACTGCCGGTCGGGTTGCTCTCGTCCCAGTACGTACCCTTGTGGTCATCGAAGACCGGGATGCCCGGCTTCGGCTTCACCTTGGCGGCCTTGCCGTCGTTGTGCAGCGTGAAGCCGTCCGAGGGGAGCCGGCTGAAGGGCGAGTCGTACGCCTGGACCCGGTTGCGCATCAGCTTGCCGTCCGCCCACTTCTCGGCGGCGGGGTGCGCGTCGATCGGCAGGATCAGACCGCTGCCCGGGTGGACGCCGACGTTGTTGTCCGGCTGCGAGGTGTCCCACTGCCAGATCAGCAGCCCGTTCTGGTACGGGAAGTGCTCGACCCAGCTGGGCCGGCTGGAGGCCCAGCCGAAGTTGTACGGACCGGTCTTGAGGGTGGTGTCGTACGACACGTACTGGCGGTTCTCGGCGAGGTAGTACTGCGGGTAGTCCTTGGTGAAGGAGCCGCCGATGCGCGAGAAGCCGTTCGCCGTCCAGCCGTTGTCGTCGCCCTCGGCGCCGTCGCTGAAGACCGGGGCGCCGTCCGCGGTCAGGGTGATCGCGTCGGCCGCGAAGCCCTTCTGCGCCACACCGCCGTCGGTCTGGTAGCGGAAGCGCAGGTCGATCTTCTTGCCCGCGTAGGCGTCCAGCGGGAAGGAGAGCTTCTTGTACGCGCCCGAGGTGCCGGTCAGTGCCGGCTTGTCACCGGCATCGCGCGGGATGGCCTTGCCGTCCGCGGTGCCGTCGACGGGCGTCCAGTTGGCGCCGCCGTCCGTGGAGACCTCGGCGTAGAGGTAGTCGTAGTTCTCCTCGATGTCCCACCAGCCCTGGAGGTCCAGGCTGGCCTTGGACTTGCCCGTGAGGTCCACGGACCGGGTCAGGGTGTTCTTGAGGTCGTCACCCATCCCGCTCCACCACTGCTTGGAGCCCTCGGCGGGGGCGACCACCTCGGTGGTGACGGCCTTGGGGGGCAGCTCGACCACCAGCGCCTGCTTGTTCTTGGTGTTGTACTCGGCCACCCCGAGGGTGTGGGTGGACTTCTTACCGGCCTTGGCCGAGGCGTAGTTCAGCCAGCCCAGCTGGAGCTTGTCCCAGGCGTTCATATCGCCGGGCAGGTCGCCGATGGCGTCCTTACCGGTGCCGAGCCAGGATCCCGCGGACATCAGCGACCAGTAGGCGACGGACGACTCCCCCTTGCCGGTGGTGTCGTACTCGTCCGGCAGGCCCAGGTCATGGCCGTACTCATGGGCGAAGACGCCGAGGCCGCCGTTCTCCGGCTGCATCGTGTAGTCGCCGACCCAGATGCCGGTGTCGCCGATCTGCGTACCACCCGACTTGTTCTCGCCCGGGCCGGTCTTGCCCGCGTCGGTGCCGTACGCGTACCAGCGGTGCGCCCAGATGGCGTTCTCGCCCTGGACCCCGCCGCCTGCGGACTCGTCCTCACCGGCGTGGACGATCTGGAAGTGGTCGATGTAGCCGTCGGGCTCGTTGAAGTTGCCGTCGGCGTCGTAGTCGTAGCGGTCCCACTGGTCGTACTTGGCCAGGTCCGCCTTGATCTGCGCGTCGGTGCGGCCGGCCGCCTTCTGGTCCTTGGCCCACTGGTTGACGCCGTCGCGGATCAGGTCCCAGGCGTTGGCGCAGTTGGTGTCGCCGCAGTAGTTGGAGCCGTAGCGGGCCTCGTTCCAGTCGACCTTGACCCAGTCGGAGACCTCGCCGTCCACCGAGTAGCGGCCCGAGGACTGCTTCTCGTAGTACTTCTTCAGGGACTGCTTCTTCTTCTCCGTGGAGAAGTAGAGGTCCTGGAAGTGCTGGCGGTTGTAGTCCTTCTGCCAGGCCGTGCTGTTGTCGTCGGCGCGGTCCGGCTGGGCGATGGTGTTGTGCGCCGGGCCCGGGTCGCCGCCGTACTTCTTCACCGGCGGCTTGGGGCCGTCCCCGTCCGGGTCGTACATGGTGGTGTCGTCCACCTTGTCGCCGAAGTCGACCAGGATGGTGAAGATCTTGTCGGTCTTCTCCCGGGCCAGCTCGACGTACTTGCCCTTGCCGAGCTTCACGACCTTGGACGCCCCGCGCGTGGTCGCCTTGGCGTCACCGGAGATGACCTGACGCAGCGCCTCCTGGCGCTGCGCTTCCCGCTGCTTGCTGTAGGGACCTTCGAGGTCGTGCTGGACATCCGTCTTCGCGGGCGCCGGGTCATGGCGCTCGACACGCGTAGACGGTGCGTCCGCCTGGGCCATGCCGGTCGAGAGTGCCGCCGCTCCGAGCGCGGCCACCACTGTGGCTATGGCGGCCGATCTGGCCGCCCTCCGTTGGCTGTTCACTCGCTCAGTCCTCCCCTTTCCACACCAGTGCCGGACATTTGACCGGAGTGGCAGGAGAAAAGACAGACCTTGACTTGGACTGGTGAGACAAGTACGTTCTGCGATCCCGACGTTCCGTTTAACGGACAGCAACGGGCGCGCCATGCACGCCGGTTGGCACAACCGATGATTCCGTGCGCCCCCTGTGCAACGGCGCCGTGGGTGAGGTCACGCTTACTTCCGTTCCCCACGGGCATGCAGGACCGTAGAGTCAGGACTGACGGTGCACATCAGCCTGACTCATGCCCCCTGCATATCGCCCCCGAGGACGGATCCCGCCATGCCGCGTCCGACTCCTGCACAGCTTGCCTATGGTTCGGCCACCGTCGTTCTCTCGACCTTCGCCATGCTGCTGCTCTCCCAGACCCAATCGGGGCTGGGCGTGGCGGTGGTGACCGTGGTCGGGCTGGTTCTCGGGCTCCTCGTCGCCGTCACCGTGCCGGTGGCCCGGGTGTCCCGCACCGGCCGCACCGTCCGCACCAGCCGCCCCGTGGCGGGGTCCGGACCGGCCGACCCGGCGCGGGCGCACACTCGGGCGCACGCCGACTCACTGCGCGGCT
This genomic interval from Streptomyces asiaticus contains the following:
- a CDS encoding immune inhibitor A domain-containing protein, with product MNSQRRAARSAAIATVVAALGAAALSTGMAQADAPSTRVERHDPAPAKTDVQHDLEGPYSKQREAQRQEALRQVISGDAKATTRGASKVVKLGKGKYVELAREKTDKIFTILVDFGDKVDDTTMYDPDGDGPKPPVKKYGGDPGPAHNTIAQPDRADDNSTAWQKDYNRQHFQDLYFSTEKKKQSLKKYYEKQSSGRYSVDGEVSDWVKVDWNEARYGSNYCGDTNCANAWDLIRDGVNQWAKDQKAAGRTDAQIKADLAKYDQWDRYDYDADGNFNEPDGYIDHFQIVHAGEDESAGGGVQGENAIWAHRWYAYGTDAGKTGPGENKSGGTQIGDTGIWVGDYTMQPENGGLGVFAHEYGHDLGLPDEYDTTGKGESSVAYWSLMSAGSWLGTGKDAIGDLPGDMNAWDKLQLGWLNYASAKAGKKSTHTLGVAEYNTKNKQALVVELPPKAVTTEVVAPAEGSKQWWSGMGDDLKNTLTRSVDLTGKSKASLDLQGWWDIEENYDYLYAEVSTDGGANWTPVDGTADGKAIPRDAGDKPALTGTSGAYKKLSFPLDAYAGKKIDLRFRYQTDGGVAQKGFAADAITLTADGAPVFSDGAEGDDNGWTANGFSRIGGSFTKDYPQYYLAENRQYVSYDTTLKTGPYNFGWASSRPSWVEHFPYQNGLLIWQWDTSQPDNNVGVHPGSGLILPIDAHPAAEKWADGKLMRNRVQAYDSPFSRLPSDGFTLHNDGKAAKVKPKPGIPVFDDHKGTYWDESNPTGSVKIADTNTRIKILKELPGGSTMTVQVGPSAS